A single region of the Idiomarinaceae bacterium HL-53 genome encodes:
- a CDS encoding argininosuccinate lyase / amino-acid N-acetyltransferase yields MSMWGGRFQASSLAAFKAFNDSLAFDYVLAPYELQVSLAWVDMLEQQAVLSEQEASSLRLGLHGLARELEHNPELPLKSDAEDIHSWIEEALFERIGAIAKKLHSGRSRNDVVATDLRLYARQHGVAVSRSLVRVMQKLIEFAEQSQHAVMPGYTHLQRAQPILVAHWALAYVEMLERDFQRLQEALSRVNVCPLGAGALAGSGMGVKRTVLASSLGFSEPTRNSIDAVSDRDFVVELVQIASLSMVHLSRFAEDVIFYCSGEAGYFQLSDRIASGSSLMPQKKNPDVFELIRGKTGRVCGHSQALLMMIKGTPLAYNKDFQEDKEAFFDAIQQWQNSLDTLVAVIPELSVNESAAQRGALLGYSNATDLADYLVDRGVAFRDAHDISGKLVLVAIEAGVPLEELTLQDMQQVCSEIQEDVYASLSLEASLARRSVSGGTAREQVQEALRQAKIRVRGERAGITKVRQARLDDVERIIQLIQYWVQEGEHLPRKAEDIMQAIHTFTVAESEGQVVGCGALYVYGTGLAEIRSLGLAPDHIGKGLGQQMVEFSLEQARQLGISRVIALTRRPAFFQKLGFTVVDKAAWPEKVMKDCEICPRKTCCDETGLEIWLNDRAKQK; encoded by the coding sequence ATGAGTATGTGGGGTGGGCGGTTCCAAGCATCGTCATTAGCCGCTTTTAAGGCATTTAACGATTCGTTAGCATTCGACTATGTGTTAGCGCCTTATGAACTGCAAGTATCGCTTGCTTGGGTTGATATGCTGGAACAGCAAGCGGTGCTCTCGGAGCAGGAGGCAAGTAGCTTAAGGCTTGGCTTGCATGGTTTAGCTCGAGAGCTAGAACATAACCCCGAATTACCGCTGAAATCAGATGCTGAAGATATTCATTCGTGGATAGAGGAAGCACTTTTTGAGCGCATCGGTGCGATCGCGAAGAAGTTGCATAGTGGTCGAAGCCGCAACGATGTGGTCGCGACGGATTTGAGGCTCTACGCTCGCCAACACGGTGTCGCTGTGAGTCGCTCATTAGTGCGAGTTATGCAAAAGCTCATTGAGTTTGCCGAGCAATCGCAACACGCCGTTATGCCGGGGTATACACATCTACAGCGCGCGCAGCCTATTTTGGTTGCCCACTGGGCACTTGCATATGTCGAAATGTTAGAGCGCGATTTTCAACGCTTACAAGAGGCGCTGAGTCGGGTGAATGTGTGTCCTCTCGGCGCGGGTGCACTCGCAGGTTCTGGTATGGGTGTAAAGAGAACCGTGCTTGCAAGTAGCTTGGGGTTCTCTGAGCCTACGCGCAATAGTATAGACGCAGTGTCCGATCGTGATTTTGTGGTGGAATTAGTGCAAATAGCAAGTTTATCGATGGTTCACTTGTCACGATTCGCAGAGGACGTGATTTTCTATTGCTCAGGCGAGGCGGGATATTTTCAGCTGAGCGATCGGATTGCAAGCGGGTCGTCGCTTATGCCACAGAAAAAAAATCCAGACGTTTTTGAGTTAATACGAGGCAAAACAGGGCGGGTATGCGGTCATAGCCAAGCCTTACTCATGATGATTAAGGGAACACCACTAGCCTACAATAAGGATTTCCAAGAGGACAAAGAGGCATTTTTTGATGCCATTCAACAATGGCAAAATTCGCTCGATACGCTCGTAGCGGTGATTCCTGAGTTGTCGGTGAATGAATCTGCTGCCCAACGAGGTGCTCTGCTCGGTTACAGCAACGCCACCGATTTAGCAGACTATTTAGTTGATCGGGGCGTTGCGTTTAGAGACGCGCACGATATTTCAGGTAAACTCGTGCTTGTCGCCATTGAAGCAGGCGTTCCTCTGGAGGAGCTCACGCTGCAAGACATGCAGCAGGTATGTTCGGAAATTCAAGAAGATGTATATGCATCTCTGAGTTTAGAGGCGAGTTTAGCGCGCCGAAGCGTGAGTGGGGGTACTGCGCGGGAGCAAGTGCAAGAAGCGCTGCGGCAGGCGAAAATACGAGTACGCGGTGAGCGTGCAGGTATTACGAAGGTAAGGCAAGCCCGACTCGACGATGTGGAACGAATTATTCAACTGATTCAGTATTGGGTTCAAGAGGGCGAGCATTTACCCCGCAAAGCGGAAGACATTATGCAAGCGATTCATACCTTTACAGTTGCTGAGAGTGAGGGGCAGGTAGTTGGCTGTGGCGCTTTATATGTTTATGGTACAGGACTTGCTGAAATTCGCTCCCTTGGGTTAGCGCCAGATCACATCGGTAAAGGGTTAGGCCAGCAAATGGTGGAGTTTTCACTAGAACAAGCGCGGCAGCTTGGTATCTCTCGCGTGATTGCTCTGACACGGCGTCCAGCCTTCTTTCAAAAGCTTGGCTTTACGGTTGTCGACAAAGCGGCTTGGCCAGAGAAAGTAATGAAAGATTGTGAAATTTGTCCTCGCAAGACATGTTGCGACGAGACGGGGTTGGAGATTTGGCTAAATGACCGTGCAAAACAGAAATGA
- a CDS encoding Tellurite resistance protein TehB, giving the protein MNPWDERFKEESYFYGETPNDFIKKIANTIPPNSHILCLAEGEGRNAVYLATLGHQVTALDISTEGLKKTELLAKKHNVGVETVHANLDEYVFSANAWNVIIAVFMHLPPLIRTKVFEAIPNALKRGGLFIGEFYRQEQLKFATGGPKDPQLLYSSDLIKTELSSLTFELINEVEREVVEGIGHTGHAAVLQIIARS; this is encoded by the coding sequence ATGAACCCTTGGGATGAGCGCTTCAAAGAAGAAAGTTACTTTTATGGTGAAACACCGAACGATTTCATAAAGAAAATTGCCAATACGATTCCTCCGAATTCTCATATTCTGTGTTTGGCAGAAGGTGAAGGGCGAAATGCAGTCTATCTAGCAACGTTAGGCCATCAAGTTACCGCTTTAGACATTTCCACAGAGGGCCTCAAGAAAACAGAGTTGCTAGCAAAGAAGCACAACGTCGGTGTCGAGACTGTGCATGCAAACCTAGACGAATATGTGTTCTCCGCAAACGCATGGAATGTGATTATTGCAGTTTTCATGCACCTCCCACCCCTCATTAGAACTAAAGTTTTCGAAGCAATTCCAAATGCATTGAAACGCGGCGGGTTATTTATCGGTGAATTCTATCGCCAGGAGCAACTAAAATTTGCGACGGGAGGTCCAAAAGACCCTCAGTTACTTTACAGCTCAGATTTAATAAAAACAGAGCTTTCTTCCCTGACGTTTGAGCTTATAAACGAGGTTGAGCGCGAAGTAGTTGAAGGCATTGGACACACAGGTCATGCCGCAGTTCTGCAAATCATTGCGCGAAGTTAA
- a CDS encoding cytochrome bd-I ubiquinol oxidase subunit 1 apoprotein — MELDPLLLSRIQFAFVVSFHAIFPVFTIGLASYIAVLEGLSFKTGNPVWEQLSKFWTQVFAVVFGMGVVSGIVMAFQFGTNWSEFSRLSANFLGPVLSYEVVTAFFLEAAFLGILLFGRGKVPQGIHFLSAVMVATGTFISSFWILSANSWMQTPAGVELREGLYHVVSWSDAIFNASLWPRFFHMALASFLTGAFVVAGVSAWFILRKRDVEVHRKALSMTLWLLLVIAPAQVVVGDIHGLNTLEHQPVKVAAMEGNWERGTHVPLLLFAIPDQEEQKNHFEIGIPSLASIILTHEASGEVPGIKDVPPEEQPPVFIVFWSFRVMVGIGMLMVLFAVTGLVLRYKQRFASTQWFLKGLTYMSFAPFIAVLAGWFVTETGRAPWLIYGQLSHADGVTPSLTGWMALFTLVGYILVYAIVFAAGAYYLMRVIQTGVTAREDLTHSHNEQRAKRPMSAAAASWEIEEQK, encoded by the coding sequence ATGGAACTCGATCCGCTCCTACTCTCGCGAATTCAGTTTGCGTTTGTAGTGTCTTTTCATGCTATTTTCCCTGTATTCACCATTGGTCTTGCCTCTTATATCGCTGTTCTCGAAGGATTATCTTTCAAAACAGGCAATCCGGTTTGGGAGCAACTGTCGAAATTCTGGACGCAAGTTTTCGCTGTTGTTTTTGGAATGGGGGTTGTGTCGGGCATTGTCATGGCTTTCCAGTTTGGTACCAACTGGAGTGAGTTCTCAAGACTCTCCGCGAACTTCTTGGGCCCTGTACTGAGTTATGAAGTAGTAACGGCATTTTTTCTAGAGGCCGCGTTCTTGGGAATATTGCTATTTGGACGCGGTAAAGTTCCACAAGGCATTCATTTTCTATCCGCGGTCATGGTGGCAACCGGTACATTCATCTCTTCGTTTTGGATACTTTCTGCCAACAGTTGGATGCAAACGCCAGCGGGCGTGGAATTACGTGAAGGGCTCTATCATGTGGTGAGTTGGTCTGATGCTATCTTCAACGCGTCCTTGTGGCCACGATTTTTCCACATGGCGTTGGCATCGTTCTTAACTGGCGCCTTTGTAGTTGCTGGTGTGAGTGCGTGGTTTATTCTTCGTAAGCGAGACGTGGAAGTGCATCGTAAAGCATTATCCATGACATTGTGGCTGCTCCTTGTCATAGCGCCTGCACAAGTGGTTGTGGGTGATATTCATGGCCTCAATACACTGGAGCATCAACCTGTGAAAGTCGCTGCGATGGAGGGGAATTGGGAGCGCGGAACGCACGTTCCACTCCTGTTATTCGCGATTCCTGACCAAGAAGAGCAAAAGAATCACTTTGAAATTGGTATCCCGTCTTTAGCCAGTATTATTTTGACTCACGAAGCCTCAGGCGAAGTACCGGGAATCAAAGATGTACCTCCTGAGGAGCAGCCTCCTGTATTTATTGTTTTTTGGTCGTTCCGTGTCATGGTTGGGATCGGTATGCTCATGGTGCTATTCGCGGTAACAGGGCTTGTACTTCGATATAAACAAAGGTTCGCTAGCACGCAGTGGTTTTTAAAAGGGCTCACTTATATGAGTTTCGCGCCTTTTATTGCAGTTCTCGCAGGTTGGTTTGTAACCGAGACGGGTCGTGCACCTTGGCTGATCTATGGTCAACTTTCTCATGCCGATGGTGTGACACCGTCACTAACAGGTTGGATGGCACTATTTACGCTCGTCGGTTATATCTTGGTATACGCCATTGTTTTTGCGGCAGGGGCCTATTACCTCATGAGAGTGATTCAAACCGGTGTAACGGCTCGAGAAGATTTAACTCACTCACATAACGAACAACGTGCAAAACGTCCGATGTCTGCTGCTGCAGCGAGTTGGGAAATAGAGGAGCAGAAATAA